One Idiomarina loihiensis L2TR genomic window carries:
- the thiL gene encoding thiamine-phosphate kinase — MPRDEFSLINEYFTHRSAKRGDVAMGIGDDGAVVRPMPEHDLVIVTDTLVEGVHFDMTTPPRAIGHKSVAVNLSDLAAMGAQPCWISLALTLPRMDEDWLQEFSGGLDEICSYYDCQLIGGDTTKGPLTITITAHGQLPSGSAIPRSGAKAGDWIYVSGSLGDAGLGLQVTQNKVSTTGRHLQQVIERLHYPTPRVALGQSLRGVASSCIDISDGLLADLRHLMTEAGTQAQLELEKLPLSLALTETLQVDDALALALTAGDDYELCFTLPEEHRGRMETLTTHLKTRPVCIGRVANGESGDIQLRYNGEDWLLAEGYSSFNHFPQNEASK; from the coding sequence ATGCCCCGCGATGAATTTTCGCTAATTAATGAATACTTCACTCATCGCTCCGCAAAACGGGGCGATGTTGCTATGGGCATTGGAGATGACGGCGCTGTTGTCCGGCCAATGCCTGAGCATGACCTGGTCATTGTTACCGATACTCTGGTTGAAGGTGTGCATTTTGATATGACCACGCCACCCCGTGCTATTGGTCATAAAAGTGTTGCCGTGAACTTAAGCGACTTAGCGGCTATGGGCGCTCAGCCGTGCTGGATCAGTCTGGCTTTGACGCTTCCTCGTATGGACGAAGACTGGCTACAGGAATTTAGTGGTGGCCTGGATGAAATTTGCAGTTATTACGATTGCCAGTTAATTGGCGGCGACACAACCAAAGGCCCGCTGACAATAACTATTACAGCTCATGGACAACTGCCTTCGGGCAGCGCGATACCGCGTTCCGGGGCAAAGGCGGGCGACTGGATTTATGTCAGCGGCTCTTTAGGTGATGCTGGCCTAGGCTTGCAGGTTACGCAAAATAAAGTGAGCACAACCGGACGACATTTGCAGCAGGTGATAGAGCGCCTGCATTACCCCACCCCCAGAGTCGCTTTAGGGCAAAGTCTGCGAGGCGTAGCAAGTTCCTGCATTGATATTTCTGACGGTCTGCTGGCCGATTTACGGCATTTAATGACAGAAGCCGGCACTCAGGCGCAACTGGAACTGGAAAAGCTGCCGCTGTCACTGGCGTTAACCGAAACACTTCAGGTGGATGACGCACTTGCTTTGGCTTTGACCGCCGGAGACGACTACGAGCTTTGCTTTACCTTGCCCGAGGAACATCGGGGGCGTATGGAAACCTTAACCACGCACCTTAAGACCCGACCGGTATGTATTGGTCGCGTAGCGAACGGTGAATCCGGTGACATTCAGTTGCGCTATAATGGCGAAGACTGGTTACTGGCTGAGGGTTATAGTAGCTTTAATCACTTTCCGCAGAACGAAGCCAGTAAATAA
- the nusB gene encoding transcription antitermination factor NusB, whose product MKPAARRKARKLAVQAIYSWQLSQNSFSDIEAQFLTENDTSKVDVDYFLELVRGVGGHYRTLDEALEPFLDRPIKELDPIELAVLRLAAYELRERVDVPYKVAINEAIELAKSFGADESHRFVNGVLDKAVDTFRPTRQ is encoded by the coding sequence ATGAAACCCGCAGCAAGAAGAAAGGCCCGCAAGTTGGCCGTGCAAGCAATTTACTCATGGCAGCTATCGCAAAACAGCTTTAGCGATATTGAGGCTCAATTTTTAACGGAAAATGACACCAGCAAAGTGGACGTTGACTACTTTTTAGAGTTAGTCCGTGGTGTTGGCGGGCATTACCGGACACTGGATGAAGCGCTGGAACCTTTTTTAGACAGACCGATTAAAGAGCTTGACCCTATTGAACTGGCTGTTCTTCGACTGGCGGCTTATGAGTTGCGTGAACGCGTTGATGTACCCTATAAAGTGGCTATCAACGAAGCAATAGAGCTGGCTAAATCTTTTGGTGCCGATGAAAGCCATCGTTTTGTCAACGGCGTACTCGATAAAGCAGTAGACACTTTCCGCCCAACCAGGCAGTAA
- the ribE gene encoding 6,7-dimethyl-8-ribityllumazine synthase, which yields MQVIEGGINAAGKKFAIIVSRFNHFMVESLLDGAVQTLKHYGEVADDDITVVRVPGAYEMPVTAKRLASSGKYDAIIAVGAVIRGGTPHFEFVAGECNSGLGRVATEFDLPVAFGVITTDTLEQAIERSGSKAGNKGSEAALSALEMVNVLKQL from the coding sequence ATGCAGGTAATTGAAGGTGGAATAAACGCGGCTGGTAAAAAGTTTGCCATTATCGTTTCTCGCTTTAACCATTTTATGGTTGAAAGCTTATTAGACGGTGCTGTGCAGACATTAAAGCATTATGGCGAAGTAGCGGACGACGATATAACCGTTGTGCGTGTTCCCGGTGCTTATGAAATGCCGGTAACGGCGAAACGTCTGGCCAGCTCTGGTAAGTATGACGCAATTATTGCGGTCGGTGCGGTTATTCGCGGTGGAACACCACACTTCGAGTTTGTTGCCGGTGAATGTAATAGTGGTTTAGGCCGGGTTGCGACCGAGTTTGATTTACCTGTCGCATTTGGTGTTATCACTACCGATACGCTGGAACAAGCCATTGAGCGCAGTGGTTCTAAAGCCGGAAATAAAGGCTCGGAAGCCGCATTAAGCGCGCTTGAAATGGTCAATGTACTGAAACAACTCTGA
- a CDS encoding GNAT family N-acetyltransferase: MLRTLFRSFLLLLILPLFNVAVAADFWQKEWVVPEYAEGNSLIIRPLKSSDAERFFHSYMTSQKWLYKRLGWSWPSEKSTLQQNETMVNYHLEQAKAQTAFTYLVIDKADKSIIGAVYMVPVAASRQERNGISRSAYNAEVSWWLLESAIDDNLHNDFFVLLKDWLEASWPWRQVLFPVSENNETALQLLESSSARSLGRDLDAQERYFSYSISRK; encoded by the coding sequence GTGTTGAGAACGCTTTTTCGTAGTTTTCTGCTCCTGTTAATACTGCCGCTATTTAATGTGGCAGTAGCAGCAGACTTCTGGCAAAAAGAATGGGTTGTCCCCGAATATGCCGAAGGTAATAGCTTAATTATTCGTCCTCTTAAAAGCTCCGATGCCGAGCGTTTCTTTCACAGCTATATGACGTCGCAGAAGTGGCTTTATAAGCGACTGGGATGGTCCTGGCCATCTGAAAAAAGCACTCTTCAGCAAAACGAAACCATGGTGAATTACCACTTGGAGCAGGCAAAAGCGCAAACAGCTTTTACTTATTTGGTGATTGATAAGGCAGATAAGTCCATTATTGGAGCCGTTTATATGGTACCGGTGGCTGCCAGTAGACAAGAAAGAAACGGCATTTCACGCAGTGCTTATAATGCTGAGGTCAGTTGGTGGCTTTTAGAATCGGCCATTGACGATAACTTGCATAACGATTTTTTTGTGCTTTTAAAAGACTGGCTGGAAGCAAGTTGGCCCTGGCGGCAAGTGCTGTTTCCGGTATCAGAAAATAACGAAACGGCTTTGCAGCTACTGGAAAGCAGTAGTGCCCGCTCGCTGGGTCGTGACTTAGATGCCCAGGAAAGGTATTTCTCCTACTCAATTTCACGCAAATAG
- a CDS encoding 1-acyl-sn-glycerol-3-phosphate acyltransferase yields the protein MTDKQVIPEFVKGEFPVSHNRFLRWVGRLGLRVLGGWKINGEMPHVRKAILPVAPHTSNWDFPVGACVMLAMGLKLNYLAKSSLFRFPLKGLLTKLGGLPIDRSSANGVVGNMVREFREKNELILVITPEGTRKRVKEWKKGFLHMAQQARVPVVPIAFDYARKAIDIGPALMIGDELEKELARVKSYFEHAHGKHGEAC from the coding sequence ATGACCGATAAACAAGTAATTCCGGAATTTGTTAAAGGCGAATTCCCTGTTAGCCATAACCGGTTTTTGCGCTGGGTAGGTCGTTTGGGCTTACGTGTACTGGGCGGCTGGAAAATTAATGGCGAAATGCCTCACGTGAGAAAGGCGATTCTTCCGGTTGCGCCGCACACATCTAACTGGGACTTCCCGGTTGGAGCCTGCGTCATGCTAGCTATGGGGTTAAAGCTGAATTATTTAGCTAAGAGCAGTCTGTTCCGTTTTCCGCTGAAAGGTTTGTTAACCAAACTGGGCGGTCTCCCCATAGACAGAAGCAGCGCAAATGGTGTTGTTGGAAATATGGTGAGGGAGTTTCGGGAGAAAAATGAACTGATTCTAGTGATAACTCCTGAAGGCACAAGAAAGCGTGTAAAAGAGTGGAAAAAAGGCTTTTTACATATGGCACAGCAAGCTCGTGTACCTGTTGTCCCCATAGCTTTTGACTATGCACGTAAAGCTATCGATATAGGCCCCGCGCTGATGATTGGCGATGAACTGGAAAAAGAGCTCGCCCGGGTTAAATCTTATTTTGAGCATGCGCACGGTAAGCATGGAGAAGCGTGTTGA
- a CDS encoding DUF3014 domain-containing protein codes for MSDDQVETSTATEEASRKTTWVVVTLIVLAVIAAIVWWWLPASEDKKQQTETVEVDQQQSTEVQVEGYEQESEEPEPEIEPEPIPTEPESEPEQEPAEPEPEPIALPELDNSTPTVLQNLDSTDVNIRPLKSSQIIRDAVVLMDNISNGSIVRERTIVQRPDGRFSVLEVDGELYIDESSYRRYDALVDWFVSLQPDALAENYELFKPLVQEAYAEIGYPESDFDDTLIEAINVMLDTPVPEGLVQVKDDSVMYTFANESYESLPAAQKQLIRMGPENIKRVKEKLREIRRVLQ; via the coding sequence ATGAGTGACGATCAGGTTGAAACATCAACGGCAACAGAAGAAGCGAGTCGCAAAACGACTTGGGTTGTTGTTACGCTTATTGTGCTGGCGGTTATCGCTGCCATAGTATGGTGGTGGCTGCCGGCTTCTGAAGACAAGAAGCAACAAACCGAAACGGTAGAGGTTGATCAGCAGCAATCAACAGAAGTTCAGGTTGAGGGTTATGAACAAGAGTCTGAAGAACCTGAGCCTGAAATTGAGCCAGAACCGATTCCAACCGAACCAGAATCTGAACCGGAACAAGAGCCTGCTGAACCTGAGCCCGAACCTATTGCCTTGCCAGAGCTGGACAATAGCACACCAACGGTGCTTCAGAATCTTGACTCAACCGACGTTAACATTCGTCCATTAAAAAGCTCTCAGATTATTCGTGACGCAGTTGTGCTGATGGACAATATCAGCAACGGCAGCATTGTTCGTGAACGTACTATTGTTCAGCGTCCCGACGGTCGTTTTAGTGTGCTGGAGGTAGATGGTGAACTCTATATTGATGAAAGCAGCTATCGCCGATACGACGCTTTAGTTGACTGGTTTGTAAGTTTGCAACCTGACGCACTGGCAGAAAACTATGAGTTATTTAAGCCTTTAGTGCAAGAAGCCTACGCAGAAATTGGCTATCCGGAGTCAGACTTTGATGACACCTTGATAGAAGCCATTAATGTTATGCTTGATACTCCGGTTCCGGAGGGATTGGTTCAGGTAAAAGACGACAGCGTTATGTATACTTTTGCTAACGAGTCTTATGAGTCATTGCCTGCAGCGCAGAAACAACTGATTCGCATGGGCCCTGAAAACATTAAGCGAGTGAAAGAAAAATTACGCGAGATAAGACGGGTACTACAGTAA
- the yaaA gene encoding peroxide stress protein YaaA translates to MLAVVSPAKNLDYESDLPELNVTQPRLLDNAEELVEVCRQLSPQQLGSLMKISDKLAGLNAARFEEWQRPFNENNARPAMYAFNGDVYTGLDAASLNSEAIGTAQKQLRILSGLYGVLRPLDLMQPYRLEMGTKLDNPKGKNLYEYWGDSITQMLNKDLAELGSSTLVNLASNEYFSAVKPKVLNADIITPVFKDEKNGQYKVISFYAKKARGLMARFILNQKPKSVSDLKEFDANGYSFNEAMSSDKQLVFCRAEQK, encoded by the coding sequence ATGTTGGCCGTTGTTTCACCTGCTAAAAACCTGGATTACGAAAGTGATTTACCGGAACTGAATGTTACTCAGCCACGGTTGCTGGATAACGCCGAAGAACTGGTTGAGGTTTGTCGGCAATTAAGCCCGCAACAACTCGGGTCGCTAATGAAAATTAGCGACAAGCTGGCGGGTTTGAATGCGGCTCGCTTTGAGGAATGGCAACGGCCTTTTAATGAAAACAATGCACGCCCGGCTATGTATGCATTTAACGGTGATGTTTATACCGGATTAGATGCTGCCAGCCTGAATTCAGAGGCCATAGGTACGGCACAAAAACAATTGCGGATTTTGTCTGGTCTTTATGGTGTTTTACGGCCACTGGATTTGATGCAGCCTTACCGATTAGAAATGGGTACCAAGTTGGATAATCCAAAGGGCAAAAACCTATATGAATACTGGGGCGATAGCATTACGCAGATGCTCAATAAAGACTTAGCTGAGCTGGGTAGCTCAACTTTAGTGAACTTAGCTTCTAATGAGTATTTCTCGGCGGTCAAGCCAAAAGTGCTTAATGCAGATATTATTACTCCAGTGTTTAAAGATGAAAAAAATGGTCAATATAAAGTCATCAGTTTTTATGCCAAGAAGGCGCGGGGACTAATGGCGCGATTTATCCTGAACCAAAAGCCAAAATCCGTGTCTGATCTAAAAGAATTCGATGCAAATGGCTATAGTTTCAATGAAGCTATGTCCAGCGATAAACAATTGGTTTTTTGTCGTGCTGAGCAAAAATAA
- the secF gene encoding protein translocase subunit SecF yields the protein MQEIIKTDERLPFMRFRGIMGIISAVLVVASIVSLSVNKLNFGLDFTGGTLLEVGFDSAADLSRVRGALDEEGFSDAVVQNYGSQEEILIRLEPREGVKAEQLGTTILESLRTEFDQTVEMRRIEFVGPNVGDEFIEQGGLAMLTALICILLYIAMRFEWRLAVGAVAALAHDVILTLGLFSILQLEFDLTVLAALLAVIGYSINDTVVVCDRIRETFRKFAKLTPVQTVNRALTDTLSRTLITSITTILVLLTLFFLGGPLIHGFATALLFGVVIGTYSSIYIASSVALKFGVSRDDLMPPEVEKEGADQDPLG from the coding sequence ATGCAAGAGATAATTAAAACCGATGAACGACTTCCCTTCATGCGCTTCCGCGGAATTATGGGCATTATCAGTGCAGTACTGGTAGTGGCTTCCATAGTTTCGTTGTCAGTCAATAAGCTCAACTTTGGGTTGGACTTTACTGGCGGAACCTTACTTGAAGTTGGCTTTGATAGCGCGGCAGATTTAAGTCGTGTTCGTGGTGCATTAGATGAAGAAGGGTTCAGTGACGCAGTAGTTCAAAACTACGGCTCGCAGGAAGAGATACTGATTCGTCTGGAGCCTCGGGAAGGAGTAAAAGCGGAGCAGCTGGGTACCACAATACTTGAATCTCTGCGCACCGAGTTTGACCAAACCGTTGAAATGCGTCGTATAGAATTTGTTGGCCCAAATGTGGGCGACGAATTTATAGAGCAGGGCGGGTTGGCTATGCTAACCGCTTTAATCTGTATTCTACTTTACATTGCGATGCGTTTTGAATGGCGTTTAGCGGTAGGTGCTGTGGCAGCGTTAGCGCACGATGTCATTTTAACCTTAGGGCTGTTCTCCATATTGCAGTTAGAGTTTGACCTAACGGTTTTAGCGGCCTTGCTGGCAGTTATTGGTTACTCAATTAACGATACGGTGGTGGTTTGCGACCGAATTAGGGAAACTTTCCGTAAGTTTGCTAAGTTAACCCCAGTGCAAACTGTTAACCGGGCATTAACCGATACGCTGAGTCGAACGTTAATTACTTCAATAACAACGATACTGGTGTTATTGACCTTGTTCTTCCTGGGTGGGCCATTAATTCATGGTTTTGCTACAGCGTTATTATTTGGTGTGGTTATTGGTACTTATTCATCCATTTATATCGCAAGTTCTGTGGCCCTGAAATTTGGTGTTAGCCGAGACGACTTAATGCCGCCAGAAGTGGAAAAAGAAGGCGCGGATCAAGATCCGCTGGGTTAG
- the secD gene encoding protein translocase subunit SecD: MLNKYPLWKNLLVILVVLVAALYALPNIYGEDPAVQISANRNATIDTSTMDRVKSSLENVGIQAKSIALEEEQLLVRLNSDDEQLKARESILESLGDNYIVALNLAPATPEWLKSVGAQPMKLGLDLRGGVHFLMEIDMDEAVRKIVDGMKDTIRAELREERIRYSAVRVNDTTVEIELRNEEAYAEAANYLDGRYQGYTLLEDDENQLLQLQMSEQKLAETRDYAVSQNITIMRNRVNELGVAEPVIQRQGSNRIVVELPGVQDTARAKEILGATATLEFRMVDSENDVRDAQNGRVPFGSELMPMRDGPAQLLKEDVILTGDHIVNAGVGYDEYNRPQVNITLDGAGGNKMSLATKDNVGQPMATVFIEYKATDERDAEGNLQFTKNAEVINVATIQSRLGSNFRITGVGANEAQNLALLLRAGALIAPIQIVEERTVGPSLGQQNIDAGTQAIFWGFVLVLAFMLLYYKKFGLVANCALAANLVLIIGVMSMIPGATLTLPGMAGIVLTVGMAVDANVLIFERIREEIKAKRSPQQAIHHGYDSALSTIADANVTTLIAALILFAIGNGPIKGFAITLAIGIITSMFTAIVGTRAIVNSVWGGKKLSKLSI, translated from the coding sequence GTGTTAAATAAATACCCGTTGTGGAAAAACCTGCTGGTTATTTTGGTCGTATTGGTGGCAGCGCTTTATGCGCTGCCAAACATTTACGGCGAAGATCCAGCAGTTCAAATTTCCGCAAACCGAAATGCGACCATCGATACCAGCACCATGGATCGCGTAAAGAGCAGCCTGGAAAACGTTGGCATACAAGCTAAAAGTATAGCTTTAGAAGAAGAGCAGCTTTTAGTTCGACTGAATTCCGATGATGAGCAGTTAAAAGCCCGGGAAAGTATCCTGGAGAGTTTAGGTGATAACTACATAGTCGCTCTGAACCTTGCTCCCGCAACTCCTGAGTGGTTGAAGAGTGTTGGTGCTCAGCCAATGAAACTGGGGCTGGATTTACGTGGCGGTGTACACTTCTTGATGGAAATCGACATGGACGAAGCCGTTCGTAAAATTGTCGATGGTATGAAGGACACGATTCGTGCCGAACTGCGTGAAGAACGTATTCGTTACAGCGCTGTTCGTGTTAATGACACGACGGTTGAAATTGAGCTTCGTAATGAAGAAGCTTATGCAGAAGCTGCCAACTATCTGGATGGTCGTTATCAGGGGTATACGCTTCTGGAAGACGATGAAAACCAACTGCTGCAACTACAGATGAGCGAGCAGAAGCTTGCTGAAACACGCGATTACGCGGTATCTCAAAATATTACCATTATGCGTAACCGGGTTAACGAATTAGGTGTTGCCGAGCCGGTTATCCAGCGTCAGGGCTCAAACCGCATTGTGGTGGAATTACCTGGTGTGCAGGATACAGCAAGAGCGAAAGAGATTTTAGGGGCTACAGCAACGCTGGAGTTCCGTATGGTTGATTCCGAGAACGATGTGCGCGACGCCCAGAACGGTCGGGTACCTTTTGGTAGCGAGTTAATGCCAATGCGCGACGGTCCAGCTCAATTGCTGAAAGAAGACGTTATTCTGACTGGTGACCATATTGTTAACGCAGGTGTTGGTTACGACGAATACAACCGCCCGCAGGTTAATATTACCCTGGATGGTGCTGGTGGTAACAAGATGTCGTTAGCAACTAAAGACAATGTTGGTCAGCCGATGGCAACGGTCTTTATTGAATATAAAGCAACAGATGAGCGCGACGCAGAAGGTAACTTACAGTTCACTAAAAATGCCGAAGTGATTAACGTTGCGACTATTCAATCGCGGTTGGGGAGTAACTTCCGTATTACTGGTGTGGGCGCAAACGAAGCTCAAAATTTGGCGTTACTATTACGCGCTGGCGCATTGATTGCCCCTATTCAAATTGTCGAAGAACGTACCGTCGGGCCAAGCTTAGGTCAGCAGAACATTGATGCTGGTACTCAGGCTATTTTTTGGGGCTTTGTTTTAGTTCTTGCCTTCATGTTGTTGTACTACAAAAAGTTTGGTCTGGTTGCCAACTGTGCTCTGGCAGCAAACCTGGTGCTTATTATTGGCGTGATGTCGATGATTCCGGGAGCAACGCTGACCTTACCGGGTATGGCCGGTATTGTACTGACAGTTGGTATGGCAGTAGATGCTAATGTGCTTATTTTCGAGCGCATACGCGAAGAAATAAAAGCCAAACGAAGCCCTCAACAGGCAATTCATCACGGCTATGACAGTGCCTTGTCGACCATTGCCGATGCGAACGTAACCACGCTGATTGCGGCGCTTATCTTGTTTGCTATTGGTAATGGCCCTATTAAAGGCTTTGCTATCACTCTTGCTATCGGGATTATAACGTCCATGTTTACTGCGATAGTCGGAACCCGTGCCATTGTTAACTCAGTTTGGGGCGGCAAAAAGCTGTCTAAACTGTCTATTTAG
- the yajC gene encoding preprotein translocase subunit YajC — protein MDFFISSAYAQDAGGQGSGGMELIFMLVMFALIFYFMIYRPQAKRVKQHKELMGALSKGDEVLTQGGLVGKITKVSEDKDFLVIALTDELEVTIQKGSVTSVLPKGTMKSL, from the coding sequence ATGGACTTTTTTATTAGCTCAGCATACGCGCAAGACGCTGGCGGCCAAGGCAGTGGTGGTATGGAACTGATTTTCATGCTGGTCATGTTTGCGTTAATTTTTTACTTCATGATTTATCGTCCACAAGCAAAACGTGTCAAGCAGCATAAAGAGCTGATGGGTGCTTTGAGCAAGGGTGATGAAGTGCTGACTCAAGGTGGTTTGGTCGGCAAAATCACTAAAGTAAGCGAAGACAAAGACTTTCTCGTTATTGCTTTGACTGACGAGCTTGAAGTAACCATTCAGAAAGGTTCTGTGACTTCCGTTCTTCCGAAAGGAACAATGAAGTCTCTCTAA
- a CDS encoding sigma 54-interacting transcriptional regulator, with translation MSATEYTTKHVVDDLVSSYQRVPMLVIAAHPDRSRIGERAALMDLYNEGSDYLSRIKPEFAKNGNAGRALLDEFISRSPIIFQRESGGRIKLKAHSTKTTVTIAGRGAQDEYILKESDLDNGVVIGLNHRIVLLLKLLPLQDSSVDDNDVLFGISSDIRAIRNRVAQLAGMDLPVMIRGAAGVGKQQAAYAIHQASERREQPFISVNLAAIHDAVAEAELFGSYRGGSRQPGYFEQAGSGTIVLEDIEDASPGLHRLLYTVLQSKSVVPVGTEETLPITCRIMLTSHQDSRGFEENSTLSMLIEKLSAYQLFIPPLTERREDIGLLFDYFVREQWRKLYADRSHDVKIPGELMSQLLTFHWPGNVRQLRNVARQVVIDSREQEQLHLDPQLLSMLKPSNPGHWEDETSVHRKPNSVSRDELLETLRSCRFELQATAKALGISRASVYQLIQRFEGVRTAQDLSEEEIKKSYEQNRSDTEKMMWDLQVSQIGLRRRLKSLGYDI, from the coding sequence ATGAGTGCAACCGAATACACGACAAAACATGTAGTTGACGATCTCGTTAGTAGCTATCAGCGAGTTCCAATGTTAGTGATCGCAGCGCATCCTGATCGGTCGCGGATTGGTGAACGCGCAGCGTTAATGGATTTGTACAATGAAGGAAGTGACTACCTAAGCAGGATAAAGCCTGAGTTTGCCAAAAATGGTAATGCTGGCAGAGCATTGCTTGATGAATTTATCAGCCGTTCTCCAATCATTTTTCAGCGCGAATCAGGCGGCCGTATTAAGCTAAAGGCGCATAGCACCAAAACAACAGTAACTATTGCCGGACGTGGTGCTCAGGACGAATATATTCTAAAAGAAAGTGACTTGGATAACGGTGTCGTTATTGGCTTAAACCACCGCATCGTTTTACTTTTAAAGTTATTGCCGCTGCAAGACTCCTCGGTAGATGACAACGATGTGCTGTTTGGTATTAGCTCGGATATTCGTGCCATTCGGAATCGCGTTGCTCAACTGGCCGGGATGGACTTGCCTGTTATGATTAGAGGTGCTGCCGGAGTGGGTAAACAACAGGCGGCCTACGCAATTCATCAGGCCAGCGAACGTCGGGAACAACCTTTTATTAGTGTTAATCTGGCTGCCATACATGATGCAGTCGCAGAAGCTGAATTATTTGGTAGCTATCGAGGCGGTAGCCGGCAACCTGGCTATTTTGAGCAAGCCGGTAGCGGTACTATTGTGCTGGAAGACATCGAGGATGCCTCGCCGGGCTTACATCGTTTGCTTTATACCGTTCTACAAAGTAAATCCGTAGTACCTGTTGGTACAGAGGAAACGCTGCCAATTACTTGCCGTATTATGCTGACCAGTCATCAGGACTCTCGTGGCTTTGAAGAGAATTCAACGCTGTCCATGCTAATTGAAAAGCTTTCAGCTTATCAGTTGTTCATCCCGCCATTAACCGAACGTCGCGAAGATATTGGTTTGTTATTCGACTATTTTGTACGTGAGCAGTGGCGTAAGCTTTACGCTGACCGCTCTCATGATGTCAAAATTCCTGGTGAATTGATGAGCCAGCTGCTGACCTTTCATTGGCCGGGTAATGTACGACAGTTGCGCAACGTAGCGCGGCAGGTCGTTATTGATAGCCGTGAGCAAGAGCAACTGCACCTTGACCCGCAACTTTTATCTATGCTTAAGCCGAGCAACCCCGGGCATTGGGAAGATGAAACCAGCGTTCATCGTAAGCCCAACAGTGTTAGTCGAGATGAGTTACTGGAAACCTTGCGTAGCTGCCGGTTTGAGCTACAGGCTACAGCAAAAGCTCTGGGCATCTCACGGGCATCGGTATATCAGCTTATTCAGCGCTTTGAAGGGGTTCGTACAGCGCAGGATTTATCCGAAGAAGAGATTAAAAAGAGTTATGAACAGAACCGTTCCGATACTGAAAAAATGATGTGGGATTTGCAAGTGTCTCAAATAGGTTTACGGCGTCGGCTTAAAAGTTTGGGATATGATATTTGA
- a CDS encoding trimeric intracellular cation channel family protein, translated as MELIFYWTDHAGVAVFAVAGTLLAFRKKMDGFGVLVLASATAIGGGTTRDLILGLPVFWTHDPVYLYTIIVAALLTIIWLRFRAYIPMNTLMVADAIGLSFFATMGAEKTLSAGFPPFIAIIMGTISACFGGMLRDVLARDIPMVLKSELYATTCIIGATVYVLIVPYQPLIALAAGMTSTLLIRLGAIKFNWSLPVFRDHQDH; from the coding sequence ATGGAATTAATATTTTACTGGACAGACCATGCCGGTGTCGCGGTTTTTGCGGTAGCCGGTACGTTATTAGCGTTTCGCAAAAAGATGGATGGTTTTGGTGTACTCGTTTTAGCCTCAGCAACAGCAATTGGCGGCGGTACAACGCGCGACCTCATTCTTGGGTTACCGGTTTTCTGGACACATGACCCTGTCTATCTGTACACCATAATTGTCGCCGCCCTGCTCACTATTATATGGCTGCGGTTCAGAGCCTATATTCCTATGAACACACTAATGGTTGCAGATGCTATTGGTCTGTCGTTTTTTGCGACTATGGGCGCGGAGAAAACGCTATCAGCGGGGTTTCCGCCCTTTATCGCTATCATCATGGGCACTATATCGGCCTGTTTTGGCGGCATGTTGCGTGATGTTCTGGCACGCGATATTCCAATGGTCTTAAAAAGCGAACTGTACGCCACCACCTGTATTATCGGCGCTACCGTTTATGTCCTGATTGTGCCCTATCAACCTTTAATAGCATTAGCTGCGGGCATGACCTCAACTTTGCTCATTAGACTTGGAGCAATCAAGTTTAACTGGTCACTGCCCGTGTTCCGGGATCATCAGGACCATTAG